The following is a genomic window from Actinomadura sp. WMMB 499.
CCTTGACCGAGCCGAAAAGACTGCCCGCGCGCTGGGCGGAGACGCCAATCACCTGTGGACGGCCTTCGGACCCACCAACGTCCAGATCCACCGCGTCACCACCGCGATGGCCCTCGGCGACGTACCCGTCGCACTCGAACTCATCCCCGGCATCGACACTTCCGGGCTGCCCACCGAACGCGCCATCCGTCACGCCCTCGAGGTCGTCAATGCCTACTGGGCGCGCAACAAGATCGATGAGGCGATCGGCGAGCTGCTCGCCGCAGAACGGCGGGCACCGGAGCAGGTCCGCACACACATAATGAGCCGCCAGCTCGTGATGAAGCTTCGCGCCACCACGCTCGGCCGCCGCAGCCGTCCGCTGGCCGACCTCGCTCACCGGATGAACGTCATCTGACGGATCTTCTACGCTCAACCCCGTGAGCGACGACCCAGCCGACAGCTTCACCCGCGCCCGAGCGGCCGCAGGCGTCCTGTTCTTCAACGACCGCGACCAGGTGCTCCTGGTCGACCCCTCCTACAAGAGCTACCGTGACATCCCTGGCGGCTACATCGAACACGGGGAAACACCCCGGCAAGCCGCGGGCCGGGAGGTCACCGAGGAGCTGGCCATCAACCCGCCCGTCGGCCGTCTGCTCGTCGCCGACTGGGCGCCGAACGACACCGAAGGCGACAAAGTCCTGTTCATCTTCGACGGCGGCACACTCGCTGACGACCAGCTCGCCGCCATCAAGCTCGACCCGAACGAGCT
Proteins encoded in this region:
- a CDS encoding NUDIX hydrolase, which translates into the protein MSDDPADSFTRARAAAGVLFFNDRDQVLLVDPSYKSYRDIPGGYIEHGETPRQAAGREVTEELAINPPVGRLLVADWAPNDTEGDKVLFIFDGGTLADDQLAAIKLDPNELTGYGFHNVDQAHELTISRLARRIVHGHAAKQDGTTRYLEHGEWSC